In Candidatus Cloacimonadota bacterium, one DNA window encodes the following:
- a CDS encoding thiol peroxidase, protein MSKITLKGNEINTSGNIPEIGSPAKDFVLTKTDLSDVGLKDFKGKKIVMNIFPSLDTSVCANSVRRFNEEASKLENTVVLCISRDLPFAHNRFCEAEDLKDVISLSELRNLDFGEDYGLRIINGPLAGLLARAVIVLDENLKVIYTELVPEIVQEPDYEKALESL, encoded by the coding sequence ATGTCGAAAATTACTTTAAAAGGAAACGAGATCAATACTTCGGGAAATATTCCTGAAATTGGTTCGCCAGCAAAAGATTTTGTTTTAACAAAAACAGATCTTTCCGATGTAGGATTAAAAGATTTCAAAGGGAAAAAAATTGTGATGAATATTTTTCCGAGTTTGGATACCTCTGTTTGTGCAAATTCCGTTCGCAGATTCAACGAAGAAGCATCTAAATTGGAAAATACTGTTGTTCTCTGCATTTCCCGCGATCTTCCTTTTGCCCATAACAGGTTTTGTGAAGCCGAGGATCTGAAAGATGTGATTTCGTTGAGTGAATTAAGAAATCTCGATTTTGGAGAAGATTATGGTTTGAGGATCATAAATGGTCCGTTAGCAGGTCTTCTGGCAAGAGCGGTAATAGTTTTGGATGAAAATTTGAAAGTTATCTATACGGAACTTGTTCCTGAAATTGTTCAGGAACCGGATTATGAAAAAGCTTTGGAAAGTTTGTAG